The Opitutaceae bacterium genome has a window encoding:
- a CDS encoding response regulator, whose product MRYKILTVDDSKTVRIIVKKAFKAFDCEIIEAANGVEGLAAASKEAPDLILLDITMPVMDGVEMLTKVKSDPALKQIPVIMLTAEGGRDNVLKIAKIGVRDYIVKPFKEEVLVEKAGRIIDLKPLSDGPTKAKSIFDPATLLVVEDKPAIIQQIQEGLKHTPWKIHGVNTTGEAIDFCSKNVPDLIIISLSLPEEAAFTLFRLIRQNVKTKYTPIFALVVKTEVAAQQQAQQVGFSYIVTKPLEISDLESKIAKAMNLDTSQRYFAVDGDVFVMRLPENTTQTVVGEVTNYLKPKVSEAVDSGIVKAVIDLHELKGLNMAVIKLLIQAMQTCKDLALQYTLVGNPQIVSECKGFEDTRNWHFHESIVDAKASFGKAQPAGVA is encoded by the coding sequence ATGCGCTACAAAATTCTCACCGTCGACGACTCCAAGACCGTCCGCATCATCGTCAAGAAAGCGTTCAAGGCCTTCGATTGCGAAATCATCGAGGCAGCGAACGGCGTCGAGGGCCTGGCAGCCGCTTCCAAGGAGGCTCCGGACCTCATCCTCCTCGACATCACCATGCCCGTCATGGACGGCGTGGAAATGCTCACCAAGGTGAAGTCGGATCCCGCCCTCAAGCAGATCCCCGTGATCATGCTCACAGCTGAAGGCGGCCGCGACAATGTGCTCAAGATCGCGAAGATCGGTGTCCGCGATTACATCGTAAAGCCCTTCAAGGAAGAAGTACTCGTCGAGAAGGCCGGTCGCATCATCGACCTCAAGCCCCTCAGCGACGGCCCGACCAAGGCAAAATCCATTTTTGATCCGGCCACCCTCCTCGTCGTCGAGGACAAGCCCGCAATCATCCAACAGATCCAGGAAGGCCTCAAGCACACCCCGTGGAAAATCCACGGCGTGAACACGACAGGCGAGGCAATCGACTTCTGCAGCAAAAACGTCCCGGACCTCATCATCATTTCCCTGTCCCTGCCAGAAGAGGCGGCATTCACGCTCTTCCGTCTCATTCGCCAAAACGTGAAGACCAAGTACACCCCGATCTTCGCGCTTGTCGTTAAGACCGAGGTAGCCGCGCAGCAGCAGGCGCAACAGGTCGGCTTCTCGTACATTGTGACAAAGCCGCTCGAAATCTCCGACCTCGAGTCGAAGATCGCGAAGGCCATGAACCTCGATACGTCACAGCGTTATTTCGCGGTCGACGGCGATGTGTTCGTCATGCGCCTGCCCGAAAATACCACCCAGACGGTGGTCGGTGAAGTCACCAATTACCTCAAGCCAAAGGTCTCCGAGGCGGTCGACAGCGGCATCGTCAAGGCGGTCATCGACCTTCACGAACTCAAGGGCCTCAACATGGCCGTCATCAAGCTCCTGATCCAGGCGATGCAGACCTGCAAGGACCTCGCCCTCCAGTACACGCTGGTCGGCAATCCGCAGATCGTCTCCGAGTGCAAGGGCTTCGAGGACACCCGCAACTGGCACTTCCACGAATCGATTGTCGACGCGAAGGCCAGCTTCGGCAAGGCCCAGCCCGCCGGCGTTGCCTAA
- a CDS encoding chemotaxis protein CheX, protein MPTIDQISETVFRETITRAVQDVFKTMLGRTAALANSTEVATADGSPWEHPVQISGQHVVGTVGFIGDISGLIYLYLEDGFANVVASHMLGMTLEEIDEAGHEVVNDAVGELTNMTVGTFKNQLADKGFPCKLTIPSILRGSNFSIEPVSSATRRIYRFQVGDHHIVADLLMKSGDNGS, encoded by the coding sequence ATGCCAACCATCGATCAAATCAGCGAGACAGTCTTCCGCGAGACGATCACTCGTGCGGTCCAAGACGTGTTCAAGACGATGCTCGGCCGGACTGCCGCACTCGCGAACTCCACCGAAGTCGCCACCGCTGATGGATCACCTTGGGAACATCCGGTTCAAATTTCGGGCCAGCACGTTGTCGGCACCGTCGGCTTTATCGGCGATATCAGCGGCCTGATCTACCTTTATCTTGAGGATGGTTTCGCAAACGTCGTGGCGTCGCACATGCTCGGCATGACACTCGAAGAGATCGACGAGGCTGGCCACGAGGTGGTCAACGATGCCGTCGGAGAGCTCACCAACATGACCGTTGGCACCTTTAAGAACCAACTCGCTGACAAGGGCTTCCCTTGCAAGTTGACCATCCCCTCCATTCTCCGTGGCAGCAACTTCTCAATCGAGCCGGTTAGCTCCGCCACACGCCGCATCTACCGCTTCCAGGTGGGCGATCATCACATCGTCGCCGATCTCCTGATGAAGTCCGGAGACAACGGCTCCTAA
- a CDS encoding signal peptidase I, with amino-acid sequence MRCRLPNPVRSPSFLAAVVAICAMSGCATTSSPTAPSSALPRSHALSLAQMTAASVGGKVFAISATGSMKPTLDESSIVALEDTPFAKLRQGDIVVYRNSAGTAIIHRLYQQQGNAWLVLGDNNPSIDAEAVTPANLVGRVCAIFYTSGPIPDSTAAFASAQTGEIPTQNPKNH; translated from the coding sequence ATGCGTTGCCGTCTTCCCAATCCCGTACGTTCCCCCAGCTTTTTGGCTGCGGTCGTAGCGATTTGCGCGATGTCTGGTTGCGCCACGACCTCATCGCCCACGGCGCCCAGCTCGGCTCTGCCGCGGTCACACGCGTTGTCGCTCGCGCAGATGACAGCCGCGTCCGTGGGCGGCAAGGTCTTCGCCATCTCGGCCACCGGGAGCATGAAGCCGACTTTGGACGAATCGAGTATCGTTGCCCTGGAGGACACACCGTTCGCGAAACTCCGGCAGGGTGACATCGTCGTCTACCGCAACTCGGCCGGCACCGCCATTATCCACCGGCTTTACCAGCAACAGGGCAATGCCTGGCTCGTCCTTGGTGACAACAATCCGAGCATTGATGCGGAAGCCGTGACACCTGCAAACCTCGTCGGACGGGTGTGCGCAATTTTCTACACTTCTGGGCCAATTCCCGACTCCACAGCTGCTTTCGCCTCAGCTCAGACAGGGGAAATTCCCACACAAAACCCGAAAAACCACTAA